AAAGCCTCGATGGCGGTGCATGTTCGGGCGATGCTCGACCTGCACGCCGCAGGTGTTCCGACGACCGATTATGGCAATAATATCCGCCAGATGGCGAAAGACGAGGGTGTCGAAAATGCCTTCGACTTCCCCGGCTTCGTTCCCGCCTATGTCCGCCCGCTCTTCTGTCGCGGTATCGGCCCCTTCCGCTGGGTGGCGCTGTCGGGCGATCCCGAGGACATCTACCGGACCGACGCGAGGGTGAAGCAACTGCTCCCCGACAACACCCACCTTCACAACTGGCTCGACATGGCGCGCGAACGCATCCAGTTCCAGGGCCTGCCTGCGCGCATCTGCTGGGTCGGGCTCGGCGACCGCCACCGCCTCGGCCTCGCCTTTAACGAGATGGTCGCGTCGGGCGAATTGAAAGCGCCGATCGTGATCGGCCGCGACCATCTCGATTCGGGCTCGGTCGCCTCGCCCAACCGGGAGACCGAGGCAATGCGCGATGGCAGCGATGCGGTCAGCGACTGGCCGCTGCTCAATGCGCTCCTCAACACCGCATCGGGCGCGACCTGGGTGTCGCTCCATCACGGCGGCGGGGTCGGCATGGGCTATTCGCAGCACAGCGGCATGGTGATCGTCGCCGACGGCACACCCGAAGCGGCGAAGCGGCTCGAGCGCGTGCTGTGGAACGATCCCGGAACCGGGGTCATGCGCCACGCCGACGCGGGGTATGACATCGCCATCGACTGCGCGCGCGAAAAGGGCCTCGACCTGCCAAGCATCTGACGCTTGTTTCGGTTGCACCAAAACAGCTTCGTATCCTAAGGCTCTCTCCGACGATCAGGGGAGAGCCGAACGCCGATGTCCGAAGCCGACCAACAAAGCCATCCCGAAATCCGCGAGGCGGTGCGCCGCCTCTGCGCCGGTTTTCCGGGCGATTATTGGCAACGGCTCGACCGCGAGCGCATTTATCCGACCGAGTTCGTGCGTACGCTGACCGAAGCGGGTTTTCTCTCGGTGCTGATCCCCGAACAATATGGCGGATCGGGCCTCGGCCTCGGCGCGGCGACCGCGGTGCTCGAGGAAATCCACCGGTCGGGCTGCAATGGCGGCGCCTGCCATGCGCAGATGTATACGATGGGTACCTTGCTCAAGCACGGGTCGGAGGCGCAGAAACAGGCCTATCTGCCCGCGATCGCGCGCGGCGAGCTGCGCCTGCAGGCCTTCGGCGTCACCGAGCCGACCGCGGGCACTGACACCACGCGCATCCGCACCTTCGCGCGCAAGGTCGGCGACAAATATGTGGTCAATGGGCAGAAGATCTGGATCAGCCGAGCCGAACATTCGGACCTGATGGTCCTGCTCTGCCGCACAACGCCGCGCGACGAATGCGCCAAGCCGTCGGACGGGATGAGCGTACTGCTCGTCGACATGCGCGAGGCGGTGGGCAAGGGCCTCACCATCCGTCCTCTGCGCACGATGCTCAACCATGCGACGACCGAGCTCTTTTTCGACGATCTCGAAGTTCCTGCCGCCAATTTGATCGGCGAGGAGGGCCGGGGGTTTCGCTATATCCTGTCGGGCATGAACGCCGAGCGTATCCTGATCGCGTCGGAATGTATCGGCGACGGCCGCTTCTTCGTCGACCGCGCCACCGCATACGCCAGGGACCGCTCGGTCTTTGGCCGCCCGATCGGCGAAAACCAGGGCATCCAGTTCCCCATCGCACGCGCTTATGTCCAGATCGCCGCCGCTGCCGAGATGGTGGCCAAGGCGGCGCGCCTCTTCGACGCAGGCGCCGACTGCGGAACCGAGGCGAATATGGCGAAGATGCTCGCGTCGGAGGCGAGCTGGTATGCCGCCGACATGTGCCTTCAGACGCACGGCGGCTTCGGTTTTGCCGAGGAATATGACATCGAGCGCAAGTTCCGCGAAACCCGGCTCTATCAGGTCGCGCCGATCAGCACGAACCTCATCCTCAGCCATGTCGCAACGCACGCGCTTGGCCTGCCCAAGAGCTTCTGATGGACGATTATTCCGCCTGGATCGGCCGCGGTGAAACGCGCGAGGATGTCGCGACTGCGGTGCCGATCGAAGGCCTCGCCGCTCTGCTCGACCACGACGCGCCGCCATGGGTGCCCGGCATGGTGCCACCGCTCGGGCACTGGCTCTATTTCCTGCCGACCGCGCGCCAGTCAACGATTGGCGAGGATGGACACCCCCGCCGCGACGGGCACGGCCTGCTGCCGCCCGTGCCGCTCCCTCGCCGCATGTGGGCGGGCAGCCGCATCGATTTCCTCTCCCCCATTCCCATCGGCGCGGCGCTGACGCGCGTGACGACGATCGATGCGATCAGGCCCAGACGCGGCGCGAGCGGCGATCTTCTGTTCGTGACGCTTCGGCACGAGATATCGGCAAATGGCGTCGCCGCGATCCGCGAAGAACAGGATATCGTGTTTCGCGAGGCCGCAAGCGCGGCACCGGTCCCCGCCGCCACGCCCCCGGCTGCCGCCGCCCCCGAACCCGCCGATACCGTCCGCAGCATCATGCCCGACCCTGTGCTGCTCTTCCGTTATTCGGCGCTGACCTTCAACGCGCACCGCATCCATTATGACCGCGACTATGCAGTGGGTGTCGAGGGTTATGCCGGGCTCGTCGTCCACGGCCCGCTCATCGCGACGCTGCTGATGGATCATGCCCTGCGCGCCGGGCTGTCCCCCCGCACCTTCGCTTTCCGCGCCGAGGCGCCGCTCACCGACGGGGCGCCGTTCGATCTCTGCCTCGCGTACGACGCCGACGGTGCGCGGCTATGGGCGCGCAATTCCGCCGGACGCCGCACGATGCACGTCAGCCTGACCTGAACCAACCGCCGAAAGCAGCGCGATCGGTTGGGTGGCGCATCGCCCAAACATGGAATCCAAGCCGTGTCGCGATGACGCGTTGAACCACGCCGACGGGACGCGGCTATTCGTTTCATCGCATATGATGCACGGTTCGTCAGTCATGGCGTAGCCCTTGCTGCCCCATGCGCGTTCAAGACTCATCGTTCCAATCCCTATTATCTCAAGGAGACCGTAAGCGATGCGGAAACTCGCAGGCTTTGTTGCTACCCTCTCTCTCACCTTGGCCGCCGCAGCCGCGGCGCCCGCGCTTGCGCAGAATGCCGCCGCTGCGACCGTCGACCTTTCGGTCGGCACCAAGGTTTTCGATTCCGAAGGCGCCGAACTGGGCACCGTAACCAGCGTACAGGGCCCCAATGTCGTCGTCGATCTGGGCGACAGCAAGCAGATCGCGCTCCCCAGCGCCTCGTTCGGCATGCTTGAGCAGGGCCCGACGATCGGCGCCACCAAGGCGCAGGTCGTCGCCGCAGTCGATCAGGCGGCCGCCGCGAACGAGGCCAAGCTGACCGCCGCGCTTGTCCCCGGCGCCGATGTGCGCGGCGTGAACGGCGAAGCCGTGCTGGGCAAGGTCAAGCTCATCGCGGCCGATGGCGTGGTGCTTACGACGCCGGCCGGCGAAGTCAAATTGCCGCGCACGGCCTTTTTCATGGGGTCGGCCGGGCTTCAGACCAGCTTCACGCCCGAACAATTCGCCGCCGCGATGAAGGAAGTGAAAACCGCCGCCGCGGCCGACGACGCCGCGGTCGCCGCCGCGCTCGTCGCGGGCGCCGAAGTGCGCAGCCTCAAGGGCGCCGCCGTGCTCGGCAAGGTCAAGTCGGCGAGCGCCGATGCCGTGGTCGTCACCACCCCGGCGGGCGAGGACGTCAGCCTGCCGCGCAGTGCCTTCCTGATGTCGCCCGAGGGCCTTGCCGCGGCCTACACCGCCGAGCAGTTCGCTGCGGCGGTGGCGCAGGCGACGGGCAGTCAGCCGACCAGCTGAGCCTGTTCAGGGCAAGTTGATCGAAAAAGGACGCGGGAGCACAGCTTCCGCGTCCTTTTTCACGAACCGAATGCGGCGTATGCCTGCGGGGTATGGCTACGCCGCGCGCCGCATCCGGTTGCGCCCCTCGCGTTTCGCCGCATAAAGTGCCTGGTCGGCACGGTGCAGCAGTTCCTCGATATCCTGTTCGCCGTCATAGACCGCCAGCCCGATGCTGACGGTCGTCGGCGGCAGCCCGTCGCCCTGGCCGACCCCGTTCTCGACCGCCTTGCGCACGCGCTCGGCGACGATCTCGCCCGACAGCGCGCTCGCGCGCTGAAGGATGCAGACAAACTCCTCGCCGCCGATGCGGCCGATCATGTCCTCGTCGCGCAGCACCGATCTGGCGCGCTGTGCGACGCGCTGGATCACCTGGTCGCCGGTCGCATGGCCGTGCGTGTCGTTGATCCGCTTGAAATGGTCGATGTCAAAGATCGCCACCGCCAACGGCGCGCCATGCGCGCGCGCGCCGGCCATCGCCTCTTCGAGAAAGGTCAGCGTATGGCGCCGATTGGGCAGGCCGGTGAGCATGTCGGTGTTGGCGACACGTTCGGCGGCGCTCCGTGCGGCCTCCAGGATGCGGGCATTCTCGACGGTTTCGGTTACATCCTGCACTGTGCCGAAGATACCCGTCGCGCCCCCGCCGCGGCCCCTTTCGATAGACCCGTGCGACTTGACGTGGCGCACCTGCCCGTCAGCGCGCAGGATACGGCCATGGAACTCAAAGGGTTCGCCCGACCGCACTGCCTCTTCAAGCACCCGTTGCACTGCGGCGCGATCTTCGGCCAGATATTGACGGACGCTGTAATCGACGTCGACGGGCGTTCCGGGTTCCAGCCCGTGTATGCGATAGGTCTGGTCGGACCAATAGATCGTCCAGTCGACCAGATTGACGCGCCAGTGGCCGACGAGCGCCGCAGCTTCGGCCTGGAGCAGCCAGCGGTTGCTTTGCTCGAGACGCCTGGCGAGCCGCTGGCGACCGATCAGCAATGCGGCGAGCGGCAACGCCGCCAGCAGCAGCGACAGCAGATAGAATTGCAGGAACAACACCTTGACCTTCGGATCGCTGTCGATCGCCGCCATCGGCCCATAACCCTGCCCCGACAGGAGCGATGCGATGATCGTGACGATCAGCATCCCCGCCGCCGCGCC
This DNA window, taken from Sphingopyxis alaskensis RB2256, encodes the following:
- a CDS encoding acyl-CoA dehydrogenase family protein, whose amino-acid sequence is MSEADQQSHPEIREAVRRLCAGFPGDYWQRLDRERIYPTEFVRTLTEAGFLSVLIPEQYGGSGLGLGAATAVLEEIHRSGCNGGACHAQMYTMGTLLKHGSEAQKQAYLPAIARGELRLQAFGVTEPTAGTDTTRIRTFARKVGDKYVVNGQKIWISRAEHSDLMVLLCRTTPRDECAKPSDGMSVLLVDMREAVGKGLTIRPLRTMLNHATTELFFDDLEVPAANLIGEEGRGFRYILSGMNAERILIASECIGDGRFFVDRATAYARDRSVFGRPIGENQGIQFPIARAYVQIAAAAEMVAKAARLFDAGADCGTEANMAKMLASEASWYAADMCLQTHGGFGFAEEYDIERKFRETRLYQVAPISTNLILSHVATHALGLPKSF
- a CDS encoding FAS1-like dehydratase domain-containing protein encodes the protein MDDYSAWIGRGETREDVATAVPIEGLAALLDHDAPPWVPGMVPPLGHWLYFLPTARQSTIGEDGHPRRDGHGLLPPVPLPRRMWAGSRIDFLSPIPIGAALTRVTTIDAIRPRRGASGDLLFVTLRHEISANGVAAIREEQDIVFREAASAAPVPAATPPAAAAPEPADTVRSIMPDPVLLFRYSALTFNAHRIHYDRDYAVGVEGYAGLVVHGPLIATLLMDHALRAGLSPRTFAFRAEAPLTDGAPFDLCLAYDADGARLWARNSAGRRTMHVSLT
- a CDS encoding sensor domain-containing diguanylate cyclase — protein: MIRSLSPRVEAVFWFLLTVTGYYLLASLSLYATRGADNIAAVWPASGYILALLLLMPARGRVPAFAGMAVASIAANMGATTPFWTSLSFTFANMVEAIIALWLIRRHEPGELSFMAPRAVIHFCVAAVAASLVGAGLATLLAGRGGDFFLSWATTVLLGMLIVTPPIVMLTRMMELKAFGKVPRAMLVEATAILTGAGAVTILVFSQSHFPATFLPSIAVVAAAYRLGPFGAAAGMLIVTIIASLLSGQGYGPMAAIDSDPKVKVLFLQFYLLSLLLAALPLAALLIGRQRLARRLEQSNRWLLQAEAAALVGHWRVNLVDWTIYWSDQTYRIHGLEPGTPVDVDYSVRQYLAEDRAAVQRVLEEAVRSGEPFEFHGRILRADGQVRHVKSHGSIERGRGGGATGIFGTVQDVTETVENARILEAARSAAERVANTDMLTGLPNRRHTLTFLEEAMAGARAHGAPLAVAIFDIDHFKRINDTHGHATGDQVIQRVAQRARSVLRDEDMIGRIGGEEFVCILQRASALSGEIVAERVRKAVENGVGQGDGLPPTTVSIGLAVYDGEQDIEELLHRADQALYAAKREGRNRMRRAA